The genomic stretch TGCCCGACGGGTTCGACTTCACCGACCCCGACCTGCTGCACCACCGTGTGCCCCTCCCGGAGTTCGCCGAGCTGCGCCGCACCGAGCCGGTCCGCTGGATACCGCAGCCGCACGGCCTCGCGGGCTTCGCCGACGCCGGCTACTGGGCCGTGACCCGGCACGCCGATGTCAGGTACGTCTCCACGCACCCGGAACTCTTCTCCTCCACCCTCAACACCGCGATCATCCGCTTCAACGAGCACATCGAGCGCGACGCGATCGACGCACAGCGGCTGATCCTGCTCAACATGGATCCTCCGGAACATACGCGGGTGCGGCAGATCGTGCAGCGGGGCTTCACGCCACGTTCCATCCGCGCCCTGGAGGAACGGCTCCGGGCGCGCGCCGAGGCGATCGTCTCGGCCGCCCGCACCCGCTCCGGATCCTTCGACTTCGTCGGCGAGGTCGCCTGTGAACTGCCGTTGCAGGCCATCGCCGAGCTGATCGGCGTCCCGCAGGAGGACCGGTCCAAGATCTTCGACTGGTCCAACAAGATGATCGCCTACGACGATCCCGAGTACGCCATCACCGAGGAGGTCGGCGCGGAGTCGGCCGCCGAGATCATCGCCTACGCGATGAACATGGCCGCCGAGCGCAAGCGGTGCCCGGCCCACGACATCGTGACGACACTGGTCGCGGCGGAGGACGAGGGCAACCTCAACTCCGACGAGTTCGGCTTCTTCGTCCTGATGCTGGCGGTGGCCGGGAACGAGAC from Streptomyces roseochromogenus subsp. oscitans DS 12.976 encodes the following:
- a CDS encoding cytochrome P450, which produces MHCPALPDGFDFTDPDLLHHRVPLPEFAELRRTEPVRWIPQPHGLAGFADAGYWAVTRHADVRYVSTHPELFSSTLNTAIIRFNEHIERDAIDAQRLILLNMDPPEHTRVRQIVQRGFTPRSIRALEERLRARAEAIVSAARTRSGSFDFVGEVACELPLQAIAELIGVPQEDRSKIFDWSNKMIAYDDPEYAITEEVGAESAAEIIAYAMNMAAERKRCPAHDIVTTLVAAEDEGNLNSDEFGFFVLMLAVAGNETTRNAITHGMHAFLTHPEQWELFRRERPATTAEEIVRWATPVNAFQRTATQDTELSGVPIRKGDRVGLFYASANHDPEVFTGPDAFDITRDPNPHLGFGGGGPHYCLGKSLAILEIDLIFGAIADAMPGLRLADAPRRLRSAWINGVKELQVTTG